A DNA window from Octopus sinensis linkage group LG25, ASM634580v1, whole genome shotgun sequence contains the following coding sequences:
- the LOC115224455 gene encoding S-adenosyl-L-methionine-dependent tRNA 4-demethylwyosine synthase TYW1, with translation MLEELLQYEVSEYLRLPVWLLLLAVISFTYLSRFWMKQTKTKVAEVKESVEKTVSKDCKTEVKEWKRSLHILYGSQTGHSKILAESLAQNAEQQGVQVEVLNIKDYDPEDHIKHFKSPDRIYVIIISTYVQGSPPDDAVWFYKWLKETAVDFRVQKNFLEGMIYAVFSHGNSEYKENFSVVGKNIDAWLHQLEANRILPVGIGDEDTTQSSHGGLTEDFNAWNKKFWKKSIPVLKGGTLPVESNKCCKETCEKKCCDKDNNSSNQEVLMETSSEEEEDDADNIESSGSLPVTQSNGLVDLEDLGKVMKHVKKTKTKPEINGYIVSTNKQTKNEEPKPMITEIFKKSLEKQGYSLIGTHSGVKLCRWTKSMLRGRGGCYKHTFYGIESHRCMETTPSLACANKCVFCWRHHTNPVGTEWRWLMDDPEYIFKGAIANHTKMIKQFRGVPGVLPERFNEGMSPKHCALSLVGEPIMYPEINKFIDLLHNKEISTFLVTNAQFPDAIHNLIPVTQLYVSVDASNKESLKKIDRPLFRDFWQRFQDSLLALAEKKQRTVYRLTLVKGWNTDEIEAYANLVDYGKPDFIEVKGVTYCGESKASTLTMKNVPWHEEVCGFVQQLADLLPDYEIACEHEHSNCLLVANKKFKVNGEWWTWIDYEKFHELVQNRKNNSEMIFTAEDYMAKTPDWAVYGAKEHGFDPSDKRFFRKKQKDISGC, from the exons GTTGCGGAGGTTAAAGAATCCGTGGAAAAAACCGTTTCCAAAGATTGCAAAACCGAGGTTAAAGAATGGAAGAGATCGTTACACATTCTCTATGGATCTCAAACTGGACATTCAAAG ATTTTGGCTGAAAGCCTTgctcaaaatgctgagcagcaggGTGTTCAAGTGGAAGTGTTGAATATCAAAGACTATGATCCTGAGGACCATATAAAACACTTT AAATCTCCTGACCGCATCTATGTGATAATTATCTCCACCTATGTACAAGGCTCCCCACCAGATGACGCTGTCTGGTTTtataaatggctgaaggagacAGCTGTTGATTTCCGTGTTCAGAAGAACTTCCTAGAAGGAATGATATATGCAGTATTCTCCCATGGAAACTCAGAGTACAAGGAAAATTTTTCTGTG GTTGGCAAAAACATTGACGCTTGGCTTCACCAGTTGGAAGCTAACCGAATCCTGCCAGTGGGTATTGGAGATGAGGACACTACACAGAGTTCACATGGGG GTCTGACAGAAGACTTCAATGCCTGGAATAAGAAGTTCTGGAAGAAGAGTATTCCAGTGCTGAAAGGTGGCACTCTGCCAGTAGAATCCAATAAATGTTGTAAAGAGACGTGTGAGAAGAAATGCTGTGATAAAGACAACAATTCTTCAAACCAAGAG gtaCTGATGGAGACGTCaagtgaagaggaggaagatgatgcaGACAACATAGAAAGCTCAGGGTCGTTACCTGTCACTCAGTCTAACGGATTGGTTGACCTTGAAGATCTCGGCAAAGTCATGAAACATGTCAAGAAAACCAAG ACAAAGCCAGAGATTAACGGCTACATTGTTTCAACAAATAAACAGACCAAGAACGAGGAACCTAAACCAATGATTACAGAGATTTTCAAGAAATCCTTAGAGAAGCAGGGCTACAGTTTAATTGGGACACATTCAGGTGTGAAACTGTGCCGATGGACAAAG TCGATGCTACGAGGTCGTGGTGGCTGTTATAAACACACATTCTATGGGATCGAGAGCCACCGGTGTATGGAGACCACTCCCAGCTTAGCTTGTGCCAATAAATGTGTCTTCTGTTGGAG ACATCACACAAACCCTGTCGGTACAGAATGGCGCTGGCTAATGGACGATCCCGAATATATTTTCAAAGGGGCCATTGCAAATCACACCAAGATGATAAAACAGTTTAGGG GTGTTCCTGGTGTATTACCTGAACGTTTCAACGAAGGTATGTCACCGAAGCACTGCGCTTTATCATTGGTCGGAGAACCAATCATGTATCcagaaatcaataaatttattgatCTCCTTCACAACAAAGAGATTTCAACATTCCTTGTAACCAATGCCCAGTTTCCAGATGCAATACA CAATTTGATACCTGTTACTCAGCTCTATGTCAGCGTTGATGCAAGTAATAAAGAAAGCCTTAAGAAAATAGACCGTCCACTCTTCCGTGATTTCTGGCAGCGTTTTCAGGACAGCCTTCTGGCATTGGCTGAGAAGAAACAGCGTACGGTGTATCGACTAACTCTGGTTAAGGGCTGGAACACCGATGAAATTGAAGCTTACGCCAATCTTGTTGATTATGGTAAACCTGATTTTATTGAAGTCAAG GGTGTTACTTACTGTGGTGAATCGAAGGCCTCCACATTAACCATGAAAAATGTGCCGTGGCATGAGGAGGTGTGTGGATTTGTACAGCAGCTTGCTGACCTCCTTCCCGACTATGAGATCGCTTGTGAACATGAGCATTCCAATTGCTTGCTGGTTGCTAACAAAAAG ttcAAAGTGAATGGTGAATGGTGGACTTGGATTGATTATGAGAAATTTCACGAGTTGGTACAGAACAGAAAGAATAACAGTGAAATGATATTTACTGCTGAGGACTATATGGCCAAGACCCCAGACTGGGCTGTCTATGGAGCAAAAGAACATGGATTTGATCCTTCAGATAAACGGTTTTtccggaaaaaacaaaaagatatttcTGGATGCTGA